In a single window of the Streptomyces sp. NBC_00094 genome:
- a CDS encoding alpha/beta hydrolase — translation MNGCRIRRADPSALIVRSAPAVPTAAVLLLHGGRADGPEPPPALNLPALRMRPFAAAVTRAVRGRDVLVAEVRYRHRGWNGPRADAARDAEAALVRLREQAGPVPVVLLGHSMGGRAALRAAGDPAVRGVVALAPWCPADEPVDHLGGRRLYVLHDETDRVTSARESWDFVRRARAAGADAAGIPMPTGGHAMLRGADLWHRRAAELTASLLSHG, via the coding sequence ATGAACGGCTGCCGCATACGACGTGCCGATCCGAGCGCCCTGATCGTCCGCAGTGCACCGGCCGTTCCCACCGCGGCCGTGCTGCTGCTCCACGGAGGCCGCGCCGACGGCCCCGAGCCGCCGCCCGCCCTCAACCTGCCCGCGCTGCGGATGCGGCCCTTCGCCGCCGCCGTGACCCGTGCCGTCCGCGGCCGGGACGTGCTCGTCGCGGAGGTGCGCTACCGGCACCGAGGCTGGAACGGGCCGCGCGCCGACGCCGCCCGGGACGCCGAGGCCGCGCTCGTACGCCTCCGGGAGCAGGCCGGGCCCGTACCCGTCGTCCTGCTCGGCCACTCCATGGGCGGTCGCGCGGCCCTCCGGGCAGCGGGAGACCCGGCCGTGCGCGGGGTCGTCGCCCTGGCACCGTGGTGCCCCGCCGACGAGCCGGTGGACCACCTCGGCGGCCGACGCCTCTACGTGCTCCACGACGAGACCGACCGCGTCACCTCGGCCCGCGAGTCCTGGGACTTCGTCCGCAGGGCCCGGGCGGCCGGCGCCGACGCCGCGGGCATCCCGATGCCGACCGGAGGGCACGCCATGCTGCGGGGCGCCGACCTCTGGCATCGCCGCGCCGCCGAGCTCACCGCCTCGCTGCTGTCGCACGGCTGA
- a CDS encoding DUF1295 domain-containing protein: MTGVDAGALGLNLAVSAGAALAVMLLTFAVATVKGVHRIVDVAWGLAFTAVAVVTWFLSDGYGDEGRRFAVVLATAVWGLRLSAHIARRGRGHGEDPRYARMLARAPGSPTLYALRTVYLLQGALVWLVSLPVQAAAYLPSPLDVLALLGLAVWAVGLFFEAVGDHQLARFKADPAHRGRVMDRGLWSWTRHPNYFGDFLVWWGLYLTACGTWQTAALTVVSPLVMSGLLIRGSGKRLLEAHMAQRPGYAAYTARTSGFFPRPPRRRASGTAAR, from the coding sequence GTGACCGGAGTCGACGCGGGTGCCCTCGGCCTCAACCTGGCGGTGTCGGCGGGTGCCGCGCTCGCGGTCATGCTGCTGACCTTCGCCGTCGCCACCGTGAAGGGGGTGCACCGGATCGTCGACGTGGCCTGGGGTCTCGCCTTCACCGCCGTCGCCGTCGTCACCTGGTTCCTGTCGGACGGGTACGGGGACGAGGGGCGTCGCTTCGCGGTCGTCCTGGCGACCGCCGTGTGGGGGCTCCGCCTCTCCGCGCACATCGCCCGGCGCGGCCGCGGCCACGGCGAGGACCCCCGGTACGCCCGGATGCTCGCCCGTGCCCCGGGCAGCCCGACGCTCTACGCCCTGCGGACGGTCTACCTCCTCCAGGGAGCCCTCGTGTGGCTGGTCTCCCTCCCCGTCCAGGCCGCGGCGTACCTGCCCTCGCCCCTCGACGTCCTGGCCCTGCTCGGGCTCGCCGTCTGGGCCGTCGGTCTCTTCTTCGAGGCCGTGGGGGACCACCAGCTCGCCCGGTTCAAGGCGGACCCCGCACACCGCGGGCGGGTCATGGACCGGGGGCTGTGGAGCTGGACCAGGCACCCCAACTACTTCGGTGACTTCCTCGTCTGGTGGGGTCTGTATCTGACGGCCTGTGGGACCTGGCAGACTGCGGCCCTCACGGTCGTCTCCCCCCTCGTCATGAGCGGCTTGCTCATCCGGGGAAGCGGCAAGCGACTCCTGGAGGCCCATATGGCGCAGCGGCCCGGATACGCGGCCTACACGGCCCGCACGAGCGGGTTCTTCCCCCGGCCACCGCGTCGGCGCGCGAGCGGGACGGCCGCGCGATGA
- a CDS encoding class I SAM-dependent methyltransferase yields the protein MTFFLPSVRPAGAARGNPTVDPARWPDVARLPRVSALRTAVARRIVERAFRGLPIRVRHGGDPALTIPAQSAPGEPSAPSKTTAPSAPCASSEPSAPSEPSAPSELSAPSELSAPSKPSSSPPTLTLHDSAAFHRRIAARGLIGFGESYMAGEWDSDDLAGLLTVLAAHVDELVPAPLRRLRGAWVHRRPSRDRNTLGGARENVQRHYDLSNDLFGLFLDPSLSYSSGVFATLPATPELLTAAQHRKIDRLLDLAEVGPGTNLLEIGTGWGELAIRAAARGARVLTVTLSAEQRALALRRIAEAGVADRVTVELRDYREVDGRYDAVVSVEMIEAVGAEYWPAYFGALRRLLAPGGRVALQAITMPHDRMLATARTHTWISAYVFPGGLIPSPTAIVRESAAAGLRITRDTGFGAHYAETLRLWRERFLCQAEAVEALGFDRVFRRMWELYLAYSEAGFRARALDVRQLLLVREGGGSS from the coding sequence GTGACGTTCTTCCTCCCCTCGGTCCGTCCGGCCGGCGCCGCACGCGGCAACCCGACCGTGGATCCGGCGCGCTGGCCCGACGTCGCCCGGCTTCCGCGGGTCTCCGCCCTGCGAACCGCCGTCGCCCGGCGGATCGTGGAGCGCGCCTTCCGCGGGCTCCCGATCCGCGTCCGCCACGGCGGCGACCCGGCTCTCACGATCCCCGCGCAGTCCGCGCCTGGGGAGCCCTCCGCGCCCTCCAAGACCACGGCCCCTTCCGCCCCTTGCGCTTCCTCCGAACCCTCCGCGCCCTCCGAACCCTCCGCGCCCTCCGAGCTCTCCGCGCCCTCCGAGCTCTCCGCGCCCTCCAAGCCCTCCAGCTCCCCGCCCACCCTCACGCTCCACGACTCCGCCGCCTTCCACCGGCGGATCGCCGCCCGCGGGCTCATCGGCTTCGGCGAGTCGTACATGGCGGGCGAGTGGGACAGCGACGACCTCGCCGGGCTCCTCACCGTCCTCGCCGCCCACGTGGACGAGCTGGTGCCCGCCCCCCTGCGCCGCCTGCGCGGTGCCTGGGTCCACCGCAGGCCCTCCCGCGACCGCAACACCCTCGGCGGGGCCCGTGAGAACGTCCAGCGGCACTACGACCTCTCCAACGACCTGTTCGGCCTCTTCCTCGACCCGAGCCTCAGCTACTCCTCGGGCGTCTTCGCCACCCTCCCCGCCACGCCCGAGCTCCTCACCGCCGCCCAGCACCGCAAGATCGACCGGCTGCTCGACCTGGCCGAGGTGGGCCCCGGGACGAATCTCCTGGAGATCGGCACCGGTTGGGGAGAGCTGGCCATCCGCGCGGCCGCCCGGGGTGCCCGCGTCCTGACCGTCACCCTCTCCGCCGAACAGCGCGCCCTCGCGCTCCGGCGGATCGCCGAGGCCGGTGTGGCCGACCGGGTGACCGTCGAGCTCCGCGACTACCGGGAGGTCGACGGCCGCTACGACGCGGTGGTCAGCGTCGAGATGATCGAGGCGGTCGGTGCCGAGTACTGGCCCGCCTATTTCGGCGCGCTGCGCCGCCTCCTCGCCCCCGGCGGGCGCGTCGCGCTCCAGGCCATCACGATGCCCCACGACCGGATGCTCGCCACCGCGCGCACCCACACCTGGATCAGCGCGTACGTCTTCCCCGGAGGACTCATCCCCTCCCCGACGGCCATCGTCCGGGAGAGCGCCGCCGCAGGGCTGCGCATCACCCGCGACACCGGATTCGGCGCGCACTACGCCGAGACCCTGCGCCTGTGGCGGGAACGCTTCCTGTGCCAGGCAGAGGCCGTCGAGGCGCTCGGGTTCGACCGCGTCTTCCGCCGCATGTGGGAGCTGTACCTGGCGTACTCGGAGGCCGGGTTCCGCGCCCGCGCCCTCGACGTGCGCCAACTCCTGCTGGTCAGGGAAGGAGGCGGGTCGTCGTGA
- a CDS encoding DUF1365 domain-containing protein → MSEVVHTRVRPIRYGFHHRTYLWLVDLDALPTLPRLLRPLARFDPRDHFEGTAPTLRAALDGYLVSHGVRNAEGRVLMLGHARVFGHVFNPLTLYWCHDRAGNPVCVVAEVHNTYGGRHLYLLRPDAHGDARVAKDFPVSPFFAVEGGYRMRLPLPGDRLDLTVQLCHDDGSRPLTATVRGRYRPATTRTLLAAALLRPWSTAAVSLGIRLHGIRLYLKGLPVHPRPGAEPKSRSEPRRRCTWSTASLDTAASLDTAASRDTTPSTHSTPSTREGSL, encoded by the coding sequence CTGTCCGAGGTCGTCCACACGCGCGTACGCCCGATCCGGTACGGGTTCCACCACCGGACGTACCTCTGGCTCGTCGACCTCGACGCCCTGCCGACGCTGCCGCGCCTCCTGCGCCCGCTCGCCCGCTTCGACCCCCGGGACCACTTCGAGGGCACGGCGCCGACCTTGCGCGCGGCTCTCGACGGGTACCTCGTGTCCCACGGTGTACGGAACGCCGAGGGCCGGGTCCTGATGCTCGGCCACGCACGCGTCTTCGGGCACGTGTTCAACCCCCTGACCCTCTACTGGTGCCACGACCGTGCCGGAAACCCGGTCTGCGTCGTCGCCGAGGTGCACAACACCTACGGAGGGCGCCACCTCTACCTGCTGCGGCCCGACGCCCACGGCGACGCGCGGGTCGCGAAGGACTTCCCCGTCTCGCCGTTCTTCGCCGTCGAGGGCGGGTACAGGATGCGGCTGCCGCTCCCCGGCGACCGACTCGACCTCACCGTCCAGCTGTGCCACGACGACGGCTCACGGCCGCTGACGGCCACGGTCCGCGGACGGTACCGCCCGGCTACGACCCGCACGCTGCTGGCCGCCGCGCTGCTCCGGCCCTGGTCCACGGCCGCGGTCTCCCTCGGCATCCGGCTGCACGGAATCCGCCTGTACCTCAAGGGACTTCCGGTCCATCCGCGCCCAGGCGCTGAGCCGAAATCCCGGTCCGAGCCCCGCCGCCGCTGCACCTGGTCCACCGCGTCCCTGGACACCGCCGCGTCCCTGGACACCGCCGCGTCCAGGGACACCACCCCGTCCACGCACTCCACCCCGTCCACCCGAGAAGGCTCGCTGTGA
- a CDS encoding NAD(P)/FAD-dependent oxidoreductase: MDRRSVAVVGGGVAGLTAARVLSRVYDVVLYESEGRLGGHAHTHELPTREGGTVRVDTGFIVHNERTYPHLLRLFRELGVATQDSEMSMSVRCDGCGLEYAGARGPRGLLGAGNLRRGTYLRMLADVPRFHRAARRLLATGDDTATLGAFLREHRFSPYFTGHFAIPLVSAVWSCPADTALRFPAAYLFRFLDHHGLLSLTGSPQWKTVTGGSAAYVDRVAKGIASVRTATPVRAIARGTDHARVTTEDGETAVHAAVVIAVHADRALRLLADPTPDERRVLGAFPYSRNPTALHRDTSVLPRSPHARASWNYRLPSCTARPDTVQVSYDMNRLQRLPVSEPHLVTLNADDRLDPSAVLARTVYEHPVFTPESVAAQRELPALRTAVTAYAGAHHGWGFHEDGCRSGVEAARALGVRW; this comes from the coding sequence GGGCGGCTCGGCGGCCACGCCCACACGCACGAACTGCCCACCCGCGAGGGCGGCACCGTCCGCGTCGACACCGGATTCATCGTCCACAACGAGCGGACCTACCCGCATCTGCTCCGCCTCTTCCGCGAACTGGGCGTCGCCACGCAGGACTCCGAGATGAGCATGTCCGTACGCTGTGACGGCTGCGGCCTGGAGTACGCGGGCGCCCGGGGCCCGCGCGGTCTCCTCGGCGCCGGCAACCTCCGGCGCGGAACGTACCTCCGGATGCTCGCGGACGTACCCCGTTTCCACCGTGCCGCCCGGCGGCTGCTCGCGACCGGGGACGACACGGCGACGCTCGGCGCCTTCCTCCGGGAACACCGCTTCTCCCCGTACTTCACCGGGCACTTCGCCATCCCCCTCGTATCGGCCGTCTGGTCCTGCCCGGCGGACACCGCGCTGCGCTTCCCGGCGGCGTACCTCTTCCGCTTCCTCGACCACCACGGGCTCCTCTCCCTCACCGGCTCCCCGCAGTGGAAGACCGTCACCGGCGGATCCGCCGCCTACGTCGACCGCGTGGCCAAGGGGATCGCCTCCGTCCGGACCGCCACGCCCGTTCGTGCGATCGCCCGTGGCACCGACCACGCGCGCGTGACCACCGAGGACGGCGAGACGGCCGTCCACGCGGCCGTCGTCATCGCCGTGCACGCCGACCGGGCCCTGCGGCTCCTCGCCGACCCCACCCCCGACGAGCGGCGCGTCCTCGGCGCCTTCCCGTACTCCCGCAACCCCACCGCCCTCCACCGGGACACCTCCGTACTGCCCCGTTCACCGCACGCCCGCGCCTCCTGGAACTACCGGCTCCCCTCCTGTACGGCCCGGCCCGACACGGTCCAGGTCAGCTACGACATGAACCGGCTCCAGCGACTCCCCGTCAGCGAGCCCCATCTGGTCACCCTCAACGCGGACGACCGGCTCGACCCGTCCGCCGTCCTGGCCCGCACGGTCTACGAGCACCCGGTCTTCACACCGGAGTCCGTCGCCGCCCAGCGCGAACTCCCCGCACTCCGCACCGCCGTCACCGCCTACGCCGGTGCCCACCACGGCTGGGGCTTCCACGAGGACGGCTGCCGCTCCGGCGTCGAGGCGGCCCGAGCGCTGGGGGTGAGGTGGTGA